The Mytilus galloprovincialis chromosome 4, xbMytGall1.hap1.1, whole genome shotgun sequence genome contains a region encoding:
- the LOC143072728 gene encoding universal stress protein YxiE-like, with product MADASKGPANRIAVVAMDGSEASEAALDFFVKNVYHEGLDVVLMHCVHHRAQNTYGSVWMPVEPHLVVHAYHEERKKGEEVCKKLKAKLDTYKIGGQVIQLDGGDPGHTIVQKCEELGASVIVVGSRGLGAIRRTLIGSVSEYILHHSNIPVFICKH from the exons ATGGCTGATGCATCAAAGGGACCAGCTAACAGGATTGCTGTTGTGGCTATGGATGGCAGTGAAGCATCGGAAGCGGCACTAGATT tttttgtaaaGAATGTTTACCACGAAGGCTTAGATGTTGTACTTATGCATTGTGTTCATCACCGAGCACAGAACACTTATGGAT CTGTCTGGATGCCTGTAGAACCACATTTGGTTGTGCATGCATACCACGAAGAGAGAAAGAAAGGAGAAGAGGTCTGTAAAAAACTGAAAGCCAAACTAGACACGTACAAG attGGTGGACAAGTAATTCAATTAGATGGTGGCGATCCAGGCCACACAATAGTTCAGAAATGTGAGGAATTAGGGGCCAGTGTAATTGTTGTTGGCAGCCGAGGTTTAGGGGCCATTAGACGTACACTTATTGGAAGTGTTAGTGAATATATACTCCATCATTCAAACATTCCTGTGTTCATTTGTAAACATTGa
- the LOC143072730 gene encoding universal stress protein YxiE-like — translation MTEGNRVVVIAMDGSADADKALDFYSTNLYRENDDIVILHCVHHRSVYTYESIWAPTDPGAISIAFEEESRKGNEVCKAIEQKLKDHNVTARVIKLEGGDPGHTVVHKANDLNAAMIIMGSRGLGTIRRTLLGSVSDYIIHHSKCPVFVCRH, via the exons ATGACTGAAGGGAATAGAGTGGTTGTAATAGCAATGGATGGAAGTGCAGATGCTGATAAGGCTCTGGACT TCTACAGCACGAATTTGTACAGAGAAAATGACGATATAGTGATATTGCATTGTGTTCATCACAGATCTGTTTATACTTATGAGT CAATATGGGCCCCCACAGATCCAGGAGCAATATCAATAGCATTCGAAGAAGAAAGTAGGAAAGGAAATGAAGTATGCAAAGCAATCGAACAAAAGCTAAAAGACCACAAC gTTACAGCCAGAGTAATTAAACTTGAAGGAGGAGATCCTGGTCATACAGTCGTTCACAAGGCTAACGACCTGAATGCCGCCATGATAATTATGGGGAGTCGTGGTTTAGGAACAATACGACGCACTCTGCTTGGAAGTGTCAGTGATTATATAATTCATCATTCAAAATGTCCTGTCTTTGTTTGCCGTCATTGA